A genomic region of Pseudomonas sp. KU43P contains the following coding sequences:
- the nikR gene encoding nickel-responsive transcriptional regulator NikR, whose translation MQRITITLDEELLDLIDRRVETQGYQGRSEAIRDLLRGGIREAEALPEDAPCVAVVSYLYDHNTRELPKRLNQTLHAHHDLTRSTLHVHLDAGHCLEVSVLQGPSGPVCELSRQLMVERGVEHGQVQVIPAPVQHRHAVDE comes from the coding sequence TCACCATCACGCTGGACGAAGAGCTGCTGGATCTCATCGATCGGCGGGTGGAAACGCAGGGCTATCAGGGGCGCTCGGAGGCAATTCGCGATTTGCTGCGCGGCGGCATACGCGAGGCCGAGGCCTTGCCCGAAGATGCCCCGTGCGTGGCGGTGGTCAGCTACCTGTATGACCACAACACGCGTGAGCTGCCCAAGCGTCTGAACCAGACCTTACATGCCCACCATGACCTAACCCGCTCGACGCTGCACGTGCATCTCGATGCGGGTCATTGCCTAGAAGTCTCGGTGCTCCAGGGCCCAAGTGGGCCCGTCTGTGAGCTGTCTCGTCAGTTGATGGTAGAGCGAGGTGTCGAGCATGGGCAGGTGCAAGTGATCCCGGCGCCAGTGCAGCACCGGCATGCCGTCGACGAATAA